The Fibrobacter sp. UWB15 genome window below encodes:
- a CDS encoding transporter, whose product MSYPFELSPGEVWNRSGDKSFLEIYDIETGESKLLKTFDKVIEAPNWSADGKFLTFNSEGRIYKYEIASGDVTEVPSHFVDNCNNDHVLAPDGEGLFVSHHTKEDGLSRIYKIFFDGRMPELVTPLAPSYLHGITLDGKMLAYCAERNGEYDIYTIPTAGGNETQLTTAFGLNDGPEYDCDGEYIWFNSVRTGRMQAWRMRADGSEQMQMTFDAHWNTWFPHISPDRTKVVMLAYHERDVRPGEHVPNKNVEIRLMTGSDKTGWSEPRTILKLFGGQGTINVNSWAPDSKRFAYVRYEKNL is encoded by the coding sequence GTGTCTTACCCGTTCGAACTCAGCCCCGGCGAAGTCTGGAACCGCAGCGGCGACAAATCGTTCCTTGAAATTTATGACATCGAGACCGGCGAATCGAAACTGCTCAAGACGTTTGACAAGGTGATCGAGGCGCCCAACTGGAGCGCCGACGGAAAGTTCCTCACCTTCAACAGCGAAGGTCGCATTTATAAATATGAGATTGCATCGGGTGATGTGACCGAGGTGCCGAGCCACTTTGTGGACAACTGCAATAACGACCACGTACTTGCACCCGACGGCGAGGGACTTTTCGTGAGCCACCATACTAAAGAAGACGGACTTTCGCGCATTTACAAGATTTTCTTTGATGGCCGCATGCCGGAACTGGTAACTCCCCTTGCGCCGAGTTACCTTCACGGTATTACTCTTGATGGCAAGATGCTCGCCTACTGCGCCGAACGCAATGGTGAATATGATATATACACCATTCCGACTGCTGGTGGAAATGAAACCCAGTTGACGACAGCGTTTGGCTTGAATGACGGCCCCGAATATGACTGCGATGGCGAATACATCTGGTTCAATTCGGTGCGCACCGGCCGTATGCAGGCGTGGCGCATGAGGGCCGACGGTTCCGAGCAGATGCAGATGACTTTTGATGCGCATTGGAATACCTGGTTCCCGCACATTTCGCCCGACCGCACGAAGGTGGTGATGCTTGCCTACCATGAGCGCGACGTGCGCCCCGGCGAACATGTTCCGAACAAGAACGTGGAAATTCGCCTGATGACGGGTAGCGATAAAACCGGCTGGAGCGAGCCCCGCACAATTCTAAAGCTGTTCGGCGGCCAAGGCACAATCAACGTGAATTCGTGGGCCCCCGACAGCAAGCGTTTCGCGTATGTAAGGTACGAGAAAAATTTGTGA